GGCCGAGGACTCGGCCATGCGCTCTTCGATGATCTCGTTGCACAGCTCGACGCACTCGTCGCAGATGTAGACCCCGGGACCGGCGATCAGCTGCTGCACCTGCTTCTGGCTCTTGCCGCAGAAGGAGCACTTGAACAGGTCGGCGCTCTCACCGATGCGTGCCATGCCGGTTCCTCCTGTCACCCCGGCCCCCGCCGGTGTGTAGACGAGCCTAACCCGAGCCCGTACATTGCGAGGGCATTTGCGCGCCTCGCCGCGTCATGATCGCCCACGGCGAAGCCCGGCATCCCCTCTCCTGCCTCTTCCCTTGCGTGAGTCGCCGACATCTGTCGATCTGCGCGGGTCATCGGCGACAGTTTTCGGCGACTCAGACACGAGCACGGCCGGAGAACGACGAAGCCCCGCAGACCGAAACGGGTCTGCGGGGCTGGTGGTGGCGCGAGCGCGTCAGGCGGTGAGGGCCGCCGGAATGCGCTTGCGGGTCGTGAGCACCTGGTCGACGATGCCGTACTCCAGTGCCTCCTGGGCCGAGAGGATCTTGTCGCGGTCGATGTCCTTGTTGATCTTCGCGACGTCCTGGCCGGTGTGGCGCGCCATGGTCTCTTCGAGCCACGTGCGCATGCGGAGGATCTCCTGCGCCTGGATCTCGATGTCGGACGCCTGACCGTGACCGGCCTCGCCCATGGCGGGCTGGTGGATCAGGATGCGGGCGTTCGGCAGGGCGAGACGCTTGCCGGGCGCGCCGGCGGCCAGGAGCACGGATGCCGCGGACGCCGCCTGACCGAGCACGACGGTCTGGATCTGCGGCGAGACGTACTGCATCGTGTCGTAGATCGCCGTCATGGCCGTGAACGAGCCACCGGGCGAGTTGATGTACATGATGATGTCGCGGTCGGGGTCCTGCGACTCGAGGACGAGCAGCTGGGCCATGACGTCGTCGGCCGAGGCGTCGTCGACCTGGACACCCAGGAAGATGACGCGGTCTTCGAACAGCTTGTTGTACGGGTCCTGGCGCTTGTAGCCGTAGGCCGTGCGCTCTTCGAACTGGGGCAGAACGTAGCGGCTGCTCGGCATGTGGGCTGCGGCGCCGCCGAAGGTGGGGATGTTCATGTCGGTGTCCTTTCCTCTCGACTTACGCCGCGGTTCCGCCGCCGCCGGTGACGTCGGTGGCGTGCTCGCGCATGTGATCGACGAAGCCGTACTCGAGGGCTTCCTGGGCGGTGAACCAGCGGTCGCGGTCACCGTCGGCGTTGATCTGCTCGACGCTCTTGCCGGTCTGGTTGGCCGTGATCTCGGCCAGACGACGCTTCATGTCGAGGATGAGCTGCGCCTGCGTCTGGATGTCGCTCGACGTTCCGCCGAAGCCGCCGTGCGGCTGGTGCAGCAGCACGCGCGCGTTGGGCGTGATGTAGCGCTTGCCCTTGGTGCCGCTGGTCAGCAGCAGCTGGCCCATCGACGCGGCCATGCCGATACCGACGGTGACGATGTCGTTCGGCACGAACTGCATGGTGTCGTAGATCGCCATGCCGGCCGTGATCGAGCCGCCGGGCGAGTTGATGTAGAGGTAGATGTCCTTCTGCGGGTCCTCTGCAGCCAGCAGGAGGATCTTGGCGCAGATCTCGTTGGCGTTCTCGTCACGCACCTCCGAACCGAGCCAGATGATGCGGTCCTTCAGCAGCCTGTCGAAGACGCTCGTTGCCATAAGGGGTTCGGGCATTGGTGCTCCTCTTCCGGTGATCTGCAACGAATCTACCGGCGGGCCACGGGGCGGGATGCCGTGTTCGCCGCGGGCGGATCAGCGCGCCTCGTCGGCGATTTCTCGCGCGTATCCCGTCACCGACCGGGTATAGCGGGGAAGGTGCGGGGCGAGGGTTTGCAGGGCGATGGATGCCGCCCGCCCGGGCTCCCCGTTCGACACCAGCGCGAGGGCGTAGAAGGCCGCCGCCGCGTCGTGCAGCGGGCCGCGGGGCTCGCGCTCGTACTCCGCGCGCAGCAGCGCGAGGGCCTCGTCGGTCTTGCCGAGGTTGCGGATCGTGCTCGCGAGCTGAATGGTCGCCTGAGTGCGTCGATCGTCGTCGAGGCCGCGCGCGAGCGCGCGTCGGTAGATCGGCTCCGCCTCCTCTTCGAGCCCCGCGGAGTCCCGGGCACCCGCACGCTCGAACAGCGCGACCGCGTCATCCGCCGGCCGCTCTTCGGCCAGCGCGTCGATCCGCGCGATGACCTCGGCCGGGTCGAGGCCGTCGTCGGCCCACACGGCATCCACTCTTTCCTGCCAGTCGCTCATCGAAGTATCCCTCTCCCCCTCATCGTCTTTCCATCGCCGACTTGTCGACGTTCAACCCGCCCCGCGCCCCAACACGTCGCTGACTTGCGCCTTATGCACGCGCGAAGCCCCGCCGCACGGACATTCGGCGCAAGTCACCGGCCCCCTTTCGCCGGCACACCCGCGCACCCCGCTGACTTGCGGCATGTGTACACCAAAAGCGCCTCCGCGCGTGCATAAGGCGCAAGTCACCATGTCGGCGCCACCCACGCCTCCGCGCCACCGCCACGCGGGCAGCACCGACTCCCGTGCACCTCGGTGACTTGCGCCTTATGCACGCGCGAAGCCCCGCCGCACGGACATTCGGCGCAAGTCACCGGACCGGAGGCGCCGGCACCCCCGCACCCCGCTGACTTGCGCCTTATGCACGCGCGAGGCCCCGCCAGACGTACATTCGGCGCAAGTCACCGTGTCGGCGCCACCCACGCCTCCGCGCCACCGCCACGCGGGCGGCAGCGACACCCGTGCACCCCGCTGACTTGCGCCATATGCGCGCGTGAAGCCCCGCCGCACGGACATTCGGCGCAAGTCACCGTCTCGGAGGCGCCGACACCGCCAGCTGAGCGACGACCGCCGACAGCAGAACCAGGGACGACGAAGGGGGCGGATGCCGTAGCATCCGCCCCCTTCTTCACGACTTACTCGCTGTCGGCGGCCTTCTTCTTGGCCGGCGCGCGCTTCTTGGCGGGGGCCTTCTTGGGGGCCTCCTCGGCGGGCGCCTCTTTAGCCTCGATGACGGCGTCGGCGTCAGCCGCGGCATCCGCGATCTCCTGCGCCTCTTCGACGACCTCGTCCTCGGCGTCGGTGGGCTCCTCGCCCTCGACGGCGACGAAGCCGGTCAGGTCGACGGGCTTACCGTTGGTGTCGACGACGGTGACCTTGCCGAGCGCGATGGCGAGGGCCTTGTTGCGGGCGACCTCACCGACGAGCTGAGGCAGCTGGTTGCCCTGCTGCAGCGCGTTCACGAAGTCCTGCGGCGCCATGTTGTACTGCGCGGCCGACTGGATGAGGTACTGGGTCAGCTCGTCCTGCGACACCTGCACGTTGGCGTCTTCGGCGATCTTGTCGAGCACCATCTGCGTGCGGAACTGCTTCTCGCTCGCCTCGGTCACCTCGGCGCGGTGCTCGTCGTCTTCGAGGCGGTTCTCGCCCTCGAGGTGGTTGTGCACCTCGTCCTCGATGAGCTGCGGCGGGACGGGGATCTCGACGGCCTCGAGCAGCGCCTCGATGAACTTGTCACGCGCGGCGGCGCCCTGCGTGAACACCGACTGCTGCGAGACGCGCTCGCTCAGCGATTCGCGCAGCTCGGCGATGGTGTCGAACTCGGATGCCATCTGGGCGAAGTCGTCGTCGGCGTCGGGCAGCTCGCGCTCCTTGACCGCCTTGATGGTGACCGACACCTCTGCCTCTTCGCCGGCGTGGTCGCCGCCGACGAGCTTGGAGCGGAAGGTGGTGTCCTCGTCGGCGGTGAGCGACTCGATCGCTTCGTCGATGCCCTCGAGCAGTTCGCCCGAACCAATCTCGTACGACACGCCCTCGGCGCGGTCGATCTCGTTGCCGT
The DNA window shown above is from Microbacterium proteolyticum and carries:
- a CDS encoding ATP-dependent Clp protease proteolytic subunit, with the translated sequence MNIPTFGGAAAHMPSSRYVLPQFEERTAYGYKRQDPYNKLFEDRVIFLGVQVDDASADDVMAQLLVLESQDPDRDIIMYINSPGGSFTAMTAIYDTMQYVSPQIQTVVLGQAASAASVLLAAGAPGKRLALPNARILIHQPAMGEAGHGQASDIEIQAQEILRMRTWLEETMARHTGQDVAKINKDIDRDKILSAQEALEYGIVDQVLTTRKRIPAALTA
- a CDS encoding ATP-dependent Clp protease proteolytic subunit, which gives rise to MPEPLMATSVFDRLLKDRIIWLGSEVRDENANEICAKILLLAAEDPQKDIYLYINSPGGSITAGMAIYDTMQFVPNDIVTVGIGMAASMGQLLLTSGTKGKRYITPNARVLLHQPHGGFGGTSSDIQTQAQLILDMKRRLAEITANQTGKSVEQINADGDRDRWFTAQEALEYGFVDHMREHATDVTGGGGTAA
- a CDS encoding tetratricopeptide repeat protein, yielding MSDWQERVDAVWADDGLDPAEVIARIDALAEERPADDAVALFERAGARDSAGLEEEAEPIYRRALARGLDDDRRTQATIQLASTIRNLGKTDEALALLRAEYEREPRGPLHDAAAAFYALALVSNGEPGRAASIALQTLAPHLPRYTRSVTGYAREIADEAR
- the tig gene encoding trigger factor, whose protein sequence is MVNSTVEKLSPTRVKLHITVSPDELKPSIAHAYEHIAKDVQIPGFRKGKVPAPIIDQRMGRGAVIEHAVNEGLDGFYREAVEAQELRVIGRPSAEIVELPELKDFSGDLVVDVEVDVRPEFDLPAYDTITVTVDAVEADEAGIDAELDRLRARFGTLVTVDRPAKTGDFVELDLVATIDGNEIDRAEGVSYEIGSGELLEGIDEAIESLTADEDTTFRSKLVGGDHAGEEAEVSVTIKAVKERELPDADDDFAQMASEFDTIAELRESLSERVSQQSVFTQGAAARDKFIEALLEAVEIPVPPQLIEDEVHNHLEGENRLEDDEHRAEVTEASEKQFRTQMVLDKIAEDANVQVSQDELTQYLIQSAAQYNMAPQDFVNALQQGNQLPQLVGEVARNKALAIALGKVTVVDTNGKPVDLTGFVAVEGEEPTDAEDEVVEEAQEIADAAADADAVIEAKEAPAEEAPKKAPAKKRAPAKKKAADSE